One genomic window of Scatophagus argus isolate fScaArg1 chromosome 16, fScaArg1.pri, whole genome shotgun sequence includes the following:
- the slc5a11 gene encoding sodium/myo-inositol cotransporter 2, translated as MDLTEAPQGTSVPPSPTPPPGGRAVLVTVDIVVLVVYFLLVLAVGFWSMWRTKRSTVDGYFLAGKSMTWWPVGASLFASNIGSGHFIGLAGSGAAAGIGAIAYEWNGMLMVLLLGWLFLPIYIASGVTTMPEYLQRRFGGRRTQLFIAVLSLFIYIFTKISVDMYAGALFIQLALRWNIYLAVVLLLSVTALYTVAGGLATVIYTDAAQTAIMLIGSLILMGFSFTEIGGWNALMEGYFNAIPSTRVPNSTCGIPRADSFHIFRDPVNSDLPWPGVIIGMSIPSMWYWCSDQVIVQRSLAAKNLTHAKGGSLLAAYMKILPFFAIMLPGMISRILYTDDVACADPELCKEICGNPVGCTDTAYARLVMELLPAGLRGLMMAAMIAALMSSLTSIFNSASTIFTMDLWKSFRSRATEWELMIVGRVFVLVLVVVSVLWIPVVQASQGGQLFIYIQSISTYLQPPVSIIFILGCFWKRTNEKGAFWGLVIGLVVGCIRMLLDFIYPAPLCYEEDDRPGVLKYVHYLYFSILLSIITMIVVVAVSLATEEPKPEQVSGLTWFTRFDSMGPKEQVFSVERSTVALDKITSHTNGTGITGEQEGGNGKASRHRKDSSSSVSSVQSQSRLLSALYWLCGMETRREGDDNPATPPQPEQATCSLEEKTHLRLLVNVNLIICLSVTAFIVGYWG; from the exons ATGGACCTTACAGAAGCCCCCCAAGGGACCAGCGTGCCCCCTTCTCCTACTCCCCCTCCAGGGGGTAGAGCTGTCCTGGTTACTGTGGATATAGTGGTTCTCGTGGTCTACTTCCTACTGGTTTTGGCTGTTGGTTTCTGG TCCATGTGGAGGACGAAGCGCAGCACGGTGGACGGATACTTCCTCGCTGGGAAGAGCATGACCTGGTGGCCA GTGGGTGCCTCGCTGTTTGCCAGTAATATCGGCAGCGGACATTTCATCGGCCTGGCAGGgtcaggagctgctgcaggaatTGGGGCTATTGCATATGAGTGGAAT GGCATGCtgatggtgctgctgctgggatGGCTCTTCCTGCCCATTTACATTGCTTCTGGG GTGACGACCATGCCAGAATACTTGCAGAGGCGTTTTGGTGGTAGAAGGACACAGTTATTTATAGCCGTCCTGtccttatttatttacattttcacaaagataTCG GTGGACATGTATGCAGGTGCACTGTTCATTCAGCTCGCTTTACGCTGGAACATCTACCtggctgtggtgctgctgctgtcagtcaccGCTCTCTACACGGTAGCAG GTGGTTTGGCTACAGTCATATACACAGATGCTGCTCAAACTGCTATCATGCTGATAGGATCGCTCATCCTCATGGGCTTCA GCTTTACAGAGATCGGAGGCTGGAATGCACTCATGGAGGGATATTTCAACGCCATCCCCTCGACCCGTGTGCCAAACTCAACCTGTGGCATCCCTCGAGCCGACTCCTTCCACATATTCAGAGACCCTGTGAACTCTGACCTGCCTTGGCCTGGCGTCATCATTGGGATGTCCATCCCCTCCATGTGGTACTGGTGTTCAGATCAG GTGATTGTGCAGCGATCCTTGGCTGCTAAGAATCTGACCCATGCTAAAGGTGGATCACTGCTGGCAGCTTATATGAAGATTCTGCCTTTCTTTGCCATCATGCTGCCAGGCATGATCAGCAGGATACTTTACACAG ATGATGTGGCGTGTGCAGACCCTGAGTTGTGTAAAGAGATTTGTGGAAACCCAGTGGGCTGTACAGACACCGCCTACGCCAGGCTGGTCATGGAGCTGCTGCCTGCAG GTCTACGAGGTTTGATGATGGCAGCAATGATTGCTGCCCTCATGTCTTCGCTGACTTCAATCTTCAACAGTGCCAGCACTATTTTCACCATGGATTTGTGGAAGAGTTTCAGATCCCGTGCAACCGAGTGGGAGCTTATGATAGTGGGCAG ggtgtttgtgcttgtgcttgttgTGGTGTCCGTGCTTTGGATTCCTGTCGTCCAGGCCAGTCAGGGTGGACAGCTTTTTATCTACATTCAGTCCATCAGCACATACCTCCAGCCCCCAGtctccatcatcttcatcctggGCTGCTTTTGGAAGAGGACTAATGAGAAG GGTGCATTCTGGGGCCTTGTTATTGGCCTGGTGGTGGGCTGCATCCGCATGTTGTTGGACTTCATTTACCCTGCGCCCCTGTGCTATGAGGAGGATGACAGGCCTGGGGTGTTGAAATATGTCCATTATCTGTACTTCTCCATCTTGCTGTCCATCATCACCATGATTGTGGTGGTTGCAGTCAGCCTTGCTACAGAGGAGCCCAAACCAGAACAG GTTAGTGGCCTCACCTGGTTCACAAGGTTTGACTCAATGGGGCCCAAAGAGCAGGTCTTCTCAGTGGAGCGGAGCACTGTAGCCTTAGATAAGATTACTAGCCACACGAATGGGACGGGAATCACAGGAGAGCAGGAAGGGGGGAATGGAAAGGCGAGTCGTCACAGGAAAG actCTTCATCCTCCGTGTCCAGTGTCCAGAGCCAGTCCAGGCTGCTGTCTGCCCTCTACTGGCTGTGTGGGATGGAaacaaggagggagggagatgacAATCCTGCGACGCCTCCGCAGCCTGAGCAGGCTACCTGTTCCctggaagaaaaaacacacctgCGACTCCTTGTCAATGTCAACCTCATCATTTGCCTCTCTGTAACTGCCTTCATCGTTGGCTACTGGGGCTGA